Proteins co-encoded in one Betaproteobacteria bacterium genomic window:
- a CDS encoding transposase — protein sequence MTKRSRRNHSAKFKARIALEALKGDSTLAELASRHGVHATQIATWRKQLLEHAGEVFDNGNPVAEDAERRIRDLQAKVGELTMER from the coding sequence ATGACGAAACGTTCACGCAGGAACCACTCAGCGAAGTTCAAAGCTCGAATTGCCTTGGAGGCATTGAAGGGCGATTCAACCCTCGCCGAGCTCGCCTCACGCCACGGCGTACACGCCACCCAGATCGCGACGTGGCGCAAGCAGCTCCTTGAGCACGCCGGCGAGGTCTTCGACAACGGCAACCCCGTTGCCGAGGATGCCGAGCGTCGGATTCGCGACCTGCAAGCCAAGGTGGGAGAGCTCACCATGGAGCGCTAA
- a CDS encoding helix-turn-helix domain-containing protein — MTHRITLLALDGCFASNVIGFIDLLQTANMVAGRLGRPAPFEWEVISLDGKAVRASNGGMLAVDGRIGRQTPGKVIVIPAFGSPQLEPLIAAVRRYGRLLPWLRAQCEAGSTLAATCNGSFLLAESGVLDGKPATTSWWLSSAFAQRYPKVKLDLAAMVTRGNRVVCSGSGMSHFDLALHFIDRFAGRDVARTCARYTVLDDQRRSQAPFMILDHARRYDPLITRAERWIKANLRRELSVKEIAGHVAVSSRTLGRHFRECTGDSPQIYVQKLRVEAAKALLENTRLRMSDVLERVGYGDESTFRRLFKRHTSLSPRDYRRRFGVAR; from the coding sequence ATGACGCATCGAATCACACTGCTCGCGCTGGACGGCTGTTTCGCTTCCAACGTGATCGGCTTCATAGATCTGCTGCAGACGGCCAACATGGTCGCGGGCCGTCTCGGTCGCCCGGCGCCGTTCGAATGGGAAGTTATTTCGCTCGACGGCAAGGCAGTTCGTGCGTCAAACGGCGGCATGCTTGCCGTCGACGGCCGCATCGGTCGGCAGACACCGGGCAAGGTAATCGTGATTCCCGCGTTCGGCTCACCGCAGTTGGAACCGCTGATCGCGGCGGTGCGACGATACGGCCGGCTGCTGCCGTGGCTTCGGGCGCAATGCGAGGCAGGTTCGACGCTCGCGGCAACGTGCAACGGCAGCTTCCTGCTGGCCGAAAGCGGCGTGCTCGATGGAAAGCCCGCCACCACGAGCTGGTGGCTTTCTTCGGCGTTCGCGCAGCGTTATCCGAAAGTGAAGCTCGATCTGGCCGCGATGGTCACGCGCGGCAATCGCGTCGTGTGCTCAGGTTCGGGCATGTCGCATTTCGATCTGGCGCTGCATTTCATCGATCGGTTCGCCGGGCGAGACGTTGCGCGCACTTGCGCGCGCTATACCGTGCTCGACGACCAGCGTCGCTCGCAGGCGCCGTTCATGATCCTCGACCACGCACGCCGCTACGATCCGCTGATCACGCGCGCGGAGCGCTGGATCAAGGCCAATCTGCGGCGCGAGCTGAGCGTGAAGGAGATCGCTGGACACGTTGCCGTCAGCTCACGCACGCTGGGACGTCACTTCAGGGAATGCACCGGCGACAGTCCGCAGATCTACGTGCAAAAGCTGCGCGTCGAGGCAGCCAAGGCGCTGCTCGAGAACACGCGGCTGCGCATGAGCGACGTCCTCGAGCGCGTCGGCTACGGAGACGAGAGCACGTTCCGGCGTCTGTTCAAACGCCATACAAGCCTGTCGCCGCGCGACTATCGGCGACGCTTCGGCGTGGCGCGCTAG
- a CDS encoding 4-oxalocrotonate tautomerase, with the protein MPLVQVKLIERVFTPAQKQQIVKTLTDAMVSIEGENMRPVTWVIVEEVSSGDWGIGGKPMTTEDVKRLAAGQ; encoded by the coding sequence ATGCCACTCGTTCAAGTCAAGCTGATCGAACGCGTTTTTACTCCGGCGCAGAAGCAGCAGATCGTCAAGACCCTGACCGACGCGATGGTGTCGATCGAAGGTGAAAACATGCGCCCGGTCACCTGGGTCATCGTGGAGGAAGTCAGTAGTGGCGACTGGGGCATTGGCGGCAAGCCGATGACGACCGAAGACGTGAAGCGGCTAGCCGCGGGACAGTGA